From the genome of Impatiens glandulifera chromosome 9, dImpGla2.1, whole genome shotgun sequence, one region includes:
- the LOC124915773 gene encoding UDP-glucosyltransferase 29-like gives MLPWLAHGHFSPFLELAKRLGKRGHAVIYLCSTKVILNSFEKGLIENEYPFLHFIEIKLPYPPELPPHHHTTNELPLHLNYTLMKAFDNANSAFCTILKQIKPDLVIYDLHTPWAPEVAASLSIPAIMFHTSSVSALCYGFHMMKLKEVKFPYPEIEPQGSYWMKRIQEMEFEENKFEERVSIEFSFLKSSEIILEKTFKEDIDQGYIDYASSLVGNRVISIGPLFTAPPKYDVTSDYAGKQVIEWLDKKEKGSTVLVSFGSECYLSREEREEMAYGLEQSMVNFIWVLRFPMEENIISIEKSIPEGFLKRVGERGLVIEKWVPQTRILAHENTGGFISHCGWGSITEAIGFGVPVIAMPMQYDQPINARVVVNAGVGVEVIRNGDEGFNRVEIARVIREVLLKDEGKEIRKKAKEMKEKIIMQGDDQEIDGVVKEFIRICRKQNY, from the coding sequence ATGCTTCCATGGCTTGCTCACGGGCACTTCTCTCCATTTTTAGAGCTGGCGAAAAGGCTTGGAAAGAGGGGCCATGCAGTTATCTATCTATGTTCAACAAAGGTCATCCTCAACTCTTTTGAGAAAGGATTAATAGAAAATGAATATCCCTTCCTCCATTTCATAGAAATTAAACTCCCATATCCCCCTGAGCTTCCTCCGCACCACCATACAACAAACGAACTCCCTCTCCACCTCAACTACACTTTGATGAAAGCCTTTGACAATGCAAATTCCGCATTTTGTACCATACTCAAACAAATCAAGCCAGATCTAGTTATCTATGATCTTCATACGCCTTGGGCTCCTGAAGTTGCCGCTTCTCTCTCCATTCCTGCTATTATGTTCCATACCAGTAGTGTTTCCGCCCTTTGTTATGGCTTCCACATGATGAAACTAAAAGAGGTTAAATTCCCATACCCTGAAATTGAACCTCAAGGCTCATATTGGATGAAGAGAATTCAGGAGATGgagtttgaagaaaataaatttgaagaaAGGGTGTCCATCGAGTTCTCATTCTTAAAATCTTCTGAAATAATCTTGGAAAAGACATTCAAAGAGGATATTGACCAAGGTTACATCGACTATGCCTCATCCCTTGTCGGGAATAGAGTGATTTCCATTGGTCCACTCTTTACAGCTCCTCCAAAATACGATGTAACAAGTGACTACGCCGGCAAACAGGTAATAGAATGGTTGGATAAGAAAGAGAAAGGTTCGACAGTTCTAGTGTCGTTCGGGTCCGAGTGCTACCTatcaagagaagagagagaagagatgGCTTATGGATTGGAGCAAAGCATGGTAAACTTCATATGGGTTCTTCGGTTTCCAATGGAAGAGAACATTATTAGTATTGAGAAATCAATCCCAGAAGGTTTTCTTAAACGAGTTGGAGAAAGAGGACTAGTAATTGAAAAATGGGTTCCACAAACAAGAATCTTGGCCCATGAAAATACTGGAGGGTTTATAAGCCATTGTGGATGGGGATCCATAACAGAGGCAATTGGATTTGGGGTACCAGTCATTGCTATGCCTATGCAGTACGACCAACCGATTAATGCTAGGGTTGTTGTGAATGCAGGCGTTGGCGTTGAGGTTATTAGAAATGGCGATGAAGGTTTCAATAGGGTGGAGATAGCGAGAGTTATTAGAGAAGTTTTATTGAAAGATGAAGGCAAGGAGATAAGAAAGAAAGCTAAAgagatgaaagagaaaataataatgcaaGGTGATGATCAAGAGATTGATGGAGTGGTGAAAGAATTCATTAGGATTTGCAGGAAACAAAACTATTAA